A single Bacillus sp. HMF5848 DNA region contains:
- a CDS encoding DUF2584 domain-containing protein produces MGMPLELNTMIVTKGREVRLEENVFELKKEGYRLYPIDIPIEIRKTKDGEVAGTAIIKKVTLTNDETIITYQLISLKSTN; encoded by the coding sequence GTGGGTATGCCATTAGAATTAAATACGATGATAGTTACAAAAGGTCGTGAAGTAAGACTCGAAGAGAATGTATTTGAATTAAAAAAAGAAGGATACCGTCTATATCCGATTGATATTCCAATTGAGATTCGTAAAACAAAGGACGGAGAAGTAGCAGGGACTGCCATAATAAAGAAAGTTACACTTACTAATGATGAAACCATTATTACATATCAGCTTATCTCTTTAAAATCAACAAATTAA
- a CDS encoding hydrolase has translation MRKREKVTTLGQKTYYIHVASGEITQSRTASAWDFEISALDDEITLLRELFDQNYSSDIQSFYRAHVPYVQYHDDKPNDGYDNGLLNIYKKIYELGTDETKKQIEEMDIITTLEVPIDER, from the coding sequence ATGAGAAAAAGGGAAAAGGTGACGACATTGGGACAAAAAACTTATTATATACATGTTGCGTCTGGTGAAATTACACAGAGCAGAACTGCTTCAGCTTGGGACTTCGAAATTTCTGCATTAGATGATGAAATAACGTTGTTACGAGAGTTGTTTGATCAGAATTATTCTAGTGATATTCAATCCTTTTATAGAGCTCATGTTCCATATGTACAATATCACGACGATAAACCGAATGATGGCTATGATAACGGTCTTTTAAATATTTATAAAAAAATCTACGAGCTTGGTACGGATGAAACGAAGAAGCAGATTGAGGAGATGGATATCATCACTACGTTGGAGGTTCCTATTGATGAACGATGA
- a CDS encoding LysM peptidoglycan-binding domain-containing C40 family peptidase, producing MKISQKVLVLFLLVLLIPNVVSAYTVQPGDTMYRIAKKHGLSYKEILQLNPSITNPSRIYVGQHIVTSRGNDYYVQPGDTLYKIAKKFGLSVKEIIAMNPRISDPNNIVVGMHIIVGHDLVDELVDYAVSLQGKTNYKLGAATSLAPWVADCSSWTQHIYGKFGIKLPRTSRLQSNMGTPVTFRNMKKGDLMFFGENGIVSHVGIYMGDGYYISNLNTERDVVIFSIYESWSYRTFLWASRVV from the coding sequence ATGAAGATTAGTCAAAAGGTTTTAGTGTTATTTCTGTTAGTACTGTTAATACCGAACGTGGTTAGTGCTTATACTGTGCAGCCTGGAGACACTATGTATAGGATCGCAAAAAAACACGGATTATCGTACAAAGAAATTCTACAGCTTAACCCAAGCATCACGAATCCGAGTAGGATATATGTGGGACAACATATTGTAACAAGTAGAGGGAATGACTATTACGTACAACCGGGTGATACCCTTTATAAGATAGCGAAAAAATTTGGTTTGTCTGTTAAAGAAATTATTGCAATGAATCCTCGCATCTCAGACCCTAATAATATTGTTGTTGGTATGCACATTATCGTTGGGCACGATTTGGTTGATGAGTTAGTCGACTATGCAGTTAGTTTACAAGGAAAAACAAACTATAAACTTGGTGCAGCTACCTCTTTAGCTCCGTGGGTAGCAGATTGTAGTTCATGGACGCAACACATATATGGAAAGTTTGGAATCAAACTTCCGAGAACAAGCAGATTGCAATCAAATATGGGAACACCTGTCACGTTTAGAAATATGAAAAAGGGTGATCTTATGTTCTTTGGAGAAAATGGGATAGTTTCTCACGTAGGTATATATATGGGGGATGGATATTATATTAGCAACTTAAACACGGAAAGAGATGTAGTAATATTTTCAATTTATGAGTCATGGTCTTATCGGACGTTTTTGTGGGCATCAAGGGTAGTATAA
- the ytkD gene encoding RNA deprotection pyrophosphohydrolase, which yields MIDFVDYYQNKVVLSFEDHPFSEEPKHVWVVCRYDGRWLLTHHKDRGLEFPGGKVEQDETAEQAAIREVYEETGGQVKYIRYVGQYKVLGKDKVIVKNIYFADIESILDKNNYLETNGPVLLTILPEDIAQDHRFSFIMKDNVLSYTLQKLALLQE from the coding sequence ATGATAGATTTCGTGGATTATTATCAAAACAAGGTTGTTTTATCATTTGAAGACCACCCATTTTCTGAAGAACCTAAACATGTTTGGGTGGTGTGCCGATATGATGGAAGATGGTTGCTCACACATCATAAAGATAGAGGTTTAGAGTTTCCTGGTGGAAAAGTAGAACAAGATGAGACGGCTGAACAGGCAGCTATTCGGGAGGTTTACGAAGAAACAGGGGGACAGGTGAAGTATATTCGCTATGTCGGCCAATATAAAGTACTAGGAAAAGACAAAGTGATTGTTAAAAACATATATTTTGCAGATATTGAGTCCATTCTAGACAAAAATAATTATCTAGAAACAAATGGACCTGTTCTTCTTACCATCTTGCCGGAGGACATCGCTCAGGATCATCGCTTTAGCTTTATTATGAAGGATAATGTGTTATCGTATACTCTTCAAAAACTAGCTCTCTTACAAGAATAA
- a CDS encoding S9 family peptidase produces the protein MVIVDMQRYPSPSPQIKLFIVTYRCGGLKIKGLLAEPIGQGPYDGFLYLRGGIKNVGPVRPGRIIQFASEGFVVFAPFYRGNNGGEGYEDFAGEDRYDAISGLDVLRAREKVNNNHIHVFGFSRGGVMALWTAIEREDIASIVTWGGVSDMRLTYVERVDMRRMMKRVVGGTPNKYPERYDARTPLFELERVTAPILIIHGGQDRNVSIEHSYRLEKRARELNKVVESWYFPEFTHYFPPAVNRQTVQRLCEWMKKQIQP, from the coding sequence ATGGTAATTGTAGATATGCAACGTTATCCTAGTCCAAGTCCGCAAATAAAGCTATTTATCGTTACATATAGATGTGGAGGATTAAAGATAAAAGGACTATTAGCGGAACCTATAGGTCAAGGACCTTATGATGGTTTTTTATACTTACGTGGCGGCATTAAAAATGTTGGACCAGTAAGACCAGGTCGAATTATTCAATTCGCGAGTGAAGGCTTCGTGGTATTTGCGCCTTTTTATCGTGGGAATAATGGCGGAGAGGGATATGAAGACTTTGCAGGTGAAGATCGATATGATGCTATATCAGGATTAGATGTATTAAGAGCACGTGAAAAAGTTAACAACAATCACATTCATGTATTTGGTTTTTCACGCGGTGGCGTTATGGCGCTCTGGACGGCTATTGAGCGTGAAGATATCGCTTCTATAGTAACGTGGGGAGGTGTGTCTGATATGAGACTAACTTACGTTGAAAGAGTGGACATGCGTCGGATGATGAAGCGTGTTGTCGGAGGGACTCCAAATAAGTATCCAGAGCGATATGATGCACGGACACCTTTATTTGAACTTGAAAGGGTGACAGCGCCTATATTAATTATTCATGGAGGACAAGATCGAAATGTATCAATCGAGCATTCATATAGGCTTGAAAAACGAGCACGTGAACTTAATAAGGTTGTGGAGAGTTGGTATTTTCCAGAGTTTACTCATTATTTTCCGCCTGCTGTGAATCGACAAACGGTACAAAGACTTTGTGAATGGATGAAAAAGCAAATACAGCCATGA
- a CDS encoding ABC transporter substrate-binding protein: MFKLAFTLLLAAVLVFTFTACGKEDVQTIRVAEVTHSLFYAPQYVAISEGFFEEEGLNVELTTTWGGDKTMTALLSDGADIALVGSETTIYVYAQGASDPVINFAQLTQTDGTFLVAREEHDNFTWDQLQGSTFLGQRKGGMPQMVGEFVLKNKGIDPQNDLNLTQNIDFANIANAFASGTGDYVQLFEPTASIFEKEGKGHIVASFGEQSGMVPYTTFMSKQTFMKDNPEAIEKFTRALYKAQQWIQTHSAEEIAASISSFFEDTDADIMVTVIDRYKSQGSYATDPVLDVAEWENLQNIMDEAGELPARVDHSTLVNTSIAETVIKESK, from the coding sequence TTGTTTAAATTGGCTTTCACATTATTGTTAGCAGCCGTCCTTGTTTTTACATTTACAGCATGTGGAAAAGAAGACGTGCAAACCATTCGTGTTGCTGAAGTAACACATTCATTATTTTATGCTCCCCAATATGTTGCTATTTCTGAAGGCTTCTTTGAAGAAGAAGGGTTAAATGTTGAATTAACGACAACATGGGGTGGAGATAAAACTATGACAGCCCTATTATCTGACGGTGCTGATATAGCGCTTGTTGGATCAGAAACAACAATATATGTGTATGCGCAAGGTGCCAGTGACCCGGTAATCAACTTTGCACAACTTACACAAACAGACGGCACATTTTTAGTAGCTCGTGAAGAACACGATAACTTTACATGGGACCAATTACAAGGTAGCACATTCCTTGGTCAACGAAAAGGCGGTATGCCACAAATGGTTGGGGAATTTGTATTGAAAAATAAAGGTATCGATCCACAAAATGACCTTAATTTGACCCAGAACATTGATTTTGCCAATATTGCAAACGCCTTTGCGTCTGGTACTGGTGATTATGTGCAGCTTTTTGAGCCAACAGCTTCTATTTTTGAAAAAGAGGGCAAGGGGCATATTGTCGCATCGTTTGGTGAACAATCCGGCATGGTTCCTTATACGACGTTCATGTCAAAACAGACCTTTATGAAAGACAATCCGGAAGCGATTGAGAAATTCACACGCGCCCTATATAAGGCACAACAGTGGATTCAAACACATAGTGCAGAAGAAATTGCTGCATCCATTTCTTCGTTCTTTGAAGATACAGACGCTGATATTATGGTGACTGTTATTGATCGTTATAAAAGTCAGGGTTCATATGCAACCGACCCAGTTTTAGATGTAGCAGAGTGGGAAAATCTCCAAAATATTATGGATGAAGCTGGTGAGTTACCTGCACGAGTTGATCATAGCACACTAGTGAATACATCAATCGCAGAAACAGTGATTAAGGAATCTAAATAA
- a CDS encoding ABC transporter ATP-binding protein — MSFLTLHNIHHIYFSKTGATTALEDISINIEEGEFISFLGPSGCGKTTLLSIIAGLLQPTEGEVRIDGEVIKESTSAIGYMLQQDYLFPWKTILDNILIGPRIMGAVTKETHEKAVSLLQSMGLEYVENAYPRELSGGMRQRVALVRTLITNPKLLLLDEPFSALDYQTKLKLEDLVADTLKQFKKTALLVTHDIGEAIAMSDRIFLLSSQPGKIARTFIVPAELRKEKPFHVRQHEQYNEFFQKVWKELDNLETNVGSRP, encoded by the coding sequence ATGAGCTTTCTCACATTGCACAACATTCATCACATATACTTTTCTAAAACAGGTGCTACAACCGCTTTAGAGGATATTTCAATCAATATTGAGGAAGGAGAATTTATCTCCTTTCTCGGCCCTAGTGGCTGTGGGAAAACAACACTTCTTTCCATTATTGCGGGCTTACTTCAACCAACAGAGGGTGAAGTTCGTATTGATGGTGAGGTAATTAAAGAATCAACATCGGCGATTGGCTATATGCTGCAGCAGGATTATTTGTTCCCTTGGAAAACCATTCTAGATAATATTTTAATTGGACCTAGGATTATGGGAGCTGTCACAAAAGAAACACATGAAAAAGCTGTATCCCTACTACAATCTATGGGGTTAGAGTATGTGGAGAACGCGTATCCTCGCGAATTATCTGGGGGCATGAGACAACGTGTTGCTTTAGTGAGAACATTAATAACAAATCCAAAGCTTCTACTACTCGACGAACCTTTTTCCGCTTTAGATTATCAAACGAAACTAAAGCTGGAAGATTTAGTAGCAGATACGTTAAAGCAATTTAAAAAAACTGCACTTCTTGTTACGCACGACATTGGTGAAGCTATAGCCATGAGTGATCGAATCTTTCTGTTATCATCGCAGCCTGGGAAAATTGCAAGAACGTTTATTGTGCCTGCTGAGCTACGTAAAGAAAAACCATTTCATGTCAGACAACATGAGCAATATAATGAATTTTTCCAAAAAGTGTGGAAGGAGTTGGATAACCTTGAAACAAATGTCGGCTCACGTCCGTAG
- a CDS encoding ABC-F family ATP-binding cassette domain-containing protein: MLTVQNVSLRFSDRKLFEDVNIKFTPGNCYGLIGANGAGKSTFLKILAGDLEAQTGHVSMSPGERMAVLKQNHFEYEEIEVLQVVIMGHKRLYQVMQEKDAIYMKADFTDEDGMRAAELEGEFAELNGWEAEADAAILLKGLGIGEELHAKKMETLSGSDKVKVLLAQALFGNPDILLLDEPTNHLDIEAIRWLEEFLINFDNTVIVVSHDRHFLNKVCTHIADLDFGKIQVYVGNYDFWYESSQLALKLSQEANKKKEEKIKELQGFIARFSANASKSKQATSRKKLLDKINLDDIKPSSRRYPYVGFTPGREIGNDLLRVDGITKTIDGVKVLNNVSFVMNKDDKIALVGTDEIAKTTLFKILMGEMEPDSGTFKWGVTTSQAYFPKDNSAFFENSDLNLVEWLRQFSPQDESETFLRGFLGRMLFSGEEVMKKAKVLSGGEKVRCMLSKMMLSDANVLLLDEPTNHLDLESITALNNGLMKFKGSMIFASHDHQFVETIANRIIEITPNGIMDKQMSYDEYLDNAEIQKQLKTMYVS; the protein is encoded by the coding sequence ATGCTAACAGTTCAAAATGTAAGTTTACGTTTTTCTGATCGAAAGTTATTTGAGGATGTTAATATTAAGTTTACACCAGGTAATTGCTATGGACTTATTGGTGCAAATGGAGCTGGGAAATCGACGTTTTTAAAAATTTTAGCCGGTGACTTAGAGGCTCAAACTGGACACGTATCAATGTCTCCTGGTGAGCGCATGGCAGTATTAAAGCAAAACCACTTTGAATACGAAGAGATTGAAGTATTGCAAGTGGTTATTATGGGGCACAAGCGCCTCTATCAAGTAATGCAGGAAAAAGATGCGATTTATATGAAAGCAGACTTTACTGATGAGGATGGTATGCGTGCAGCTGAGCTTGAAGGTGAATTCGCTGAACTAAACGGCTGGGAAGCGGAAGCAGATGCAGCTATTCTTTTAAAAGGTCTGGGCATAGGCGAAGAGCTTCACGCTAAAAAGATGGAAACCCTATCAGGCTCTGATAAAGTAAAAGTATTATTAGCACAAGCGTTATTTGGTAATCCTGATATTCTATTACTCGATGAGCCGACAAACCATCTGGATATTGAAGCGATTCGTTGGCTTGAAGAATTCCTTATTAATTTTGACAATACTGTCATAGTTGTATCACATGACCGTCACTTTTTAAACAAAGTATGTACACATATTGCGGATCTTGATTTTGGGAAAATTCAAGTGTATGTCGGAAACTATGATTTCTGGTATGAATCTAGTCAATTGGCATTGAAGCTATCCCAAGAAGCGAATAAAAAGAAAGAAGAAAAAATTAAAGAGCTGCAAGGATTCATTGCTCGCTTTAGTGCAAATGCATCTAAATCTAAACAAGCTACTTCTCGTAAGAAGCTTTTAGATAAAATCAATCTTGATGATATTAAACCTTCCTCTAGACGTTATCCTTATGTTGGTTTTACTCCAGGTCGTGAGATTGGAAATGACCTTTTACGTGTAGACGGCATTACAAAAACAATTGACGGCGTGAAAGTTTTAAATAATGTTAGCTTTGTTATGAATAAAGATGACAAAATCGCGCTTGTAGGTACCGATGAAATTGCAAAAACAACGTTATTTAAAATTTTAATGGGAGAAATGGAGCCAGATAGCGGCACATTTAAATGGGGTGTCACAACATCTCAAGCTTATTTCCCAAAAGATAACTCAGCCTTTTTCGAAAATAGTGATTTAAACCTAGTTGAATGGCTACGCCAATTCTCTCCTCAGGATGAAAGTGAAACTTTCCTACGTGGGTTCCTAGGCCGTATGCTTTTCTCTGGAGAAGAGGTTATGAAAAAAGCAAAGGTACTATCTGGAGGCGAAAAGGTTCGTTGTATGCTATCTAAAATGATGTTAAGCGACGCCAACGTATTGCTTCTTGATGAGCCAACGAACCACTTAGACTTAGAATCCATTACAGCTCTTAACAATGGCTTAATGAAATTTAAAGGCTCAATGATTTTTGCTTCACATGACCATCAGTTTGTTGAAACAATCGCAAACCGTATTATCGAAATTACACCAAATGGTATCATGGATAAACAAATGTCATATGATGAGTATTTAGATAATGCAGAGATTCAAAAACAACTAAAAACAATGTACGTATCATAA
- a CDS encoding DUF6612 family protein, producing MKILLPLFAILLLSACAPKESVMPSYDLTTAEVIHRYHEAVTSVTSFEVNITNTQDQNTSSTNTTMKISLDPFIIYQVTNPTKKSSEAYISQHDYYIKDKGIWYKLPKTLHQDALQKLLQASFFNIFTDETESVSSIRNNDTYILKYNHVNEDFKVLPFPTKSAEITYIIDESNYLPLSVVIHYTTEESPTTIHTIINRYSRYNEIQSLFIPEDIEKKAKPLT from the coding sequence ATGAAAATTTTACTCCCATTGTTTGCTATACTGCTGTTGTCAGCTTGTGCTCCAAAAGAAAGTGTTATGCCCTCCTACGACTTAACTACAGCGGAGGTTATCCACCGATATCATGAAGCGGTGACTTCTGTTACAAGTTTTGAAGTCAACATCACAAATACACAAGATCAAAATACATCGAGTACAAACACAACAATGAAAATATCATTAGATCCTTTTATCATATACCAAGTTACAAACCCTACAAAAAAATCTTCTGAAGCCTACATATCCCAACATGACTATTACATAAAAGACAAAGGTATTTGGTACAAGCTACCTAAGACACTCCATCAAGATGCACTGCAAAAGTTGTTACAAGCCTCATTTTTTAATATTTTTACTGATGAAACCGAGAGTGTTAGCTCAATACGCAACAACGACACGTATATATTGAAATATAATCATGTAAATGAAGATTTTAAAGTACTCCCTTTTCCAACTAAATCGGCAGAGATTACGTATATTATTGATGAAAGTAACTATTTACCACTTAGTGTAGTTATCCACTATACGACAGAAGAAAGCCCTACCACTATACATACAATTATTAATAGGTATTCTCGCTACAACGAAATACAGTCACTTTTTATTCCAGAGGATATAGAAAAAAAAGCAAAACCGCTAACATAA
- a CDS encoding ABC transporter permease, translated as MSAHVRSLHEQYIHSLRKEKITIRSYQLIILICFFGIWELASRLKWIDPLIFSAPSKIVRLLIEKIYDGSIWIHIGVTVFETAVGFILGTLLGTLLAASLWWSSKFAKVSDPYLVVLNAMPKVALGPIIIVAFGPNLASIIAMGAIISIIITTLVVYTSFREVDPNYVKVLQTFGATKKQRFFEAILPASFPTIISTLKVNVGLSWVGVIVGEFLVSGRGLGYLIIYGFQVFNFTLVLMSLLIIAIFATLMYQLVELIEKTLIKERTF; from the coding sequence ATGTCGGCTCACGTCCGTAGTTTACACGAACAATATATCCACTCTCTTCGTAAGGAAAAAATAACAATACGAAGCTATCAGCTGATTATTCTCATTTGCTTTTTCGGTATATGGGAGCTTGCTAGTCGCTTAAAGTGGATTGATCCACTCATTTTTAGTGCTCCATCAAAAATCGTTCGATTGCTGATTGAAAAAATATATGATGGCTCTATATGGATACACATTGGTGTTACTGTATTTGAAACTGCGGTCGGTTTTATTCTTGGGACTTTATTAGGAACTTTGCTTGCAGCTAGTCTTTGGTGGTCTTCCAAATTCGCGAAGGTTTCAGATCCCTATTTGGTTGTATTGAATGCAATGCCTAAGGTCGCTCTCGGCCCTATTATCATCGTGGCCTTTGGCCCCAACTTAGCTAGCATCATTGCCATGGGTGCTATAATTTCAATTATTATCACAACATTAGTTGTCTACACATCATTTCGAGAGGTTGACCCGAACTATGTGAAGGTTCTACAAACTTTTGGGGCAACAAAAAAACAACGGTTTTTTGAGGCCATTTTACCTGCATCTTTTCCTACTATCATTTCGACATTAAAAGTGAATGTAGGATTATCTTGGGTAGGCGTCATTGTAGGGGAGTTTCTTGTTTCAGGCAGAGGATTAGGCTATTTAATCATTTATGGCTTCCAGGTGTTTAACTTCACACTTGTGTTAATGAGCTTGCTAATCATCGCCATTTTCGCCACTCTTATGTATCAGTTAGTTGAGTTGATAGAAAAGACATTGATTAAAGAGAGAACCTTCTAG